A portion of the Flavobacterium magnum genome contains these proteins:
- a CDS encoding RDD family protein: MTQLSITTTQNVTINFTAASLGVRILALLADLLILFAYLTFIYWLLYSVLDLDELMLDWDYWSVAAVNAVILLPAMFYTLTMESIFEGQTFGKRLLKLKVVKIEGYQADFGDYLIRWLLRTIDLFFLFGLIGLITALVTKNTQRLGDLAAGTAVITLKNNISIDHTILREIDARYVPTYPTVIQLTDNDIRIIRETYDVAVKDRDYNIFAKLRAKIEEVTGIRNQSGNDETFIGIILMDYNYYTQKM, encoded by the coding sequence TATTAATTTCACCGCGGCTTCATTGGGCGTAAGGATTTTGGCATTGCTCGCAGACCTGTTGATCCTCTTTGCCTACCTCACGTTTATCTACTGGCTGCTGTACTCCGTCCTCGACCTGGATGAGCTCATGCTCGACTGGGATTATTGGTCGGTGGCGGCGGTAAACGCGGTGATTCTCCTTCCGGCGATGTTTTACACGCTCACCATGGAAAGTATTTTTGAAGGACAGACGTTCGGGAAGCGTTTGCTCAAACTTAAGGTAGTGAAGATAGAGGGTTACCAGGCGGATTTCGGCGATTACCTGATCCGGTGGCTGCTGCGTACCATCGACCTGTTTTTCCTCTTCGGGCTCATTGGCCTCATCACGGCTTTGGTCACCAAAAATACACAGCGGCTTGGCGACCTTGCGGCCGGGACTGCCGTAATCACGTTGAAAAACAACATCTCGATCGACCATACGATATTGCGGGAAATCGACGCCCGGTATGTGCCCACTTATCCTACGGTGATACAGCTCACAGACAATGACATTAGGATCATCAGGGAAACGTATGACGTCGCCGTAAAGGACCGCGACTATAATATTTTTGCGAAACTGCGCGCCAAGATTGAAGAAGTGACCGGCATCAGGAACCAATCCGGCAACGACGAAACCTTCATCGGGATCATCCTGATGGACTACAATTATTATACACAGAAAATGTAA